From the genome of Campylobacter concisus, one region includes:
- the nhaD gene encoding sodium:proton antiporter NhaD, which translates to MRFFGLLGLFFAMAFGADGETAAIDLTTTWAGILSLIIFVVGYFFIAAEENFHIDKAKPAIFIGTFMFLLIGVYMLINGMDVHSLEHEVNHLILEIAQIVFFLMVAMTFIEALIERDVFNALKYNLVSKGYTYRKLFWLTGILAFFISPVADNLTTALILSTVLLTIDRNNTNFLVAGAINIVVAANAGGAWSPFGDITTLMAWAAGKAPFVDFFALFPASIIGWFVTAFLLSRVVPSTAPHFDVANEPKVVMKKGGKAVIFIGAFTIFCAVMMHQLFHLPAMWGMMFGFSLLSLYTYYFKKAHKNEEPMHVFHYMSKIENNTLFFFFGILAAVGALHFAGFLNYAVSLYDKFGSTAVNIGVGFLSAIVDNVPVMSAVLKANPAMGADAGEAMSQWLLVTLTAGIGGSMISFGSAAGVGVMGKLKGIYTFGAHMKYAWMVVLGYIVSIIVWYVQFEIFHIYF; encoded by the coding sequence ATGAGGTTTTTTGGACTTCTAGGCTTGTTTTTCGCGATGGCTTTTGGTGCTGATGGAGAAACCGCAGCTATTGACTTAACTACTACATGGGCAGGAATTTTATCGCTTATAATTTTTGTTGTTGGATATTTTTTCATAGCAGCAGAAGAAAATTTCCATATTGATAAGGCAAAACCTGCTATCTTTATCGGCACATTTATGTTCCTACTTATCGGTGTTTATATGCTTATAAATGGCATGGATGTGCATTCACTTGAACATGAGGTAAATCACCTGATTTTAGAGATCGCTCAGATCGTATTTTTCTTGATGGTGGCGATGACTTTTATCGAAGCACTTATCGAAAGAGACGTATTTAATGCACTTAAATATAATCTCGTATCAAAAGGCTATACTTATAGAAAGCTATTTTGGCTAACTGGTATTTTGGCATTTTTCATAAGCCCAGTAGCTGATAACCTGACAACAGCGCTTATACTTTCAACCGTTCTTCTAACGATAGATAGAAATAATACAAATTTCCTAGTAGCTGGTGCGATAAACATTGTCGTAGCAGCAAATGCAGGTGGGGCATGGAGTCCATTTGGCGATATCACTACGCTTATGGCTTGGGCTGCTGGAAAAGCACCATTTGTCGACTTTTTCGCACTTTTCCCAGCGTCTATCATAGGTTGGTTTGTAACGGCATTTTTACTTTCTCGTGTAGTGCCAAGTACTGCACCACATTTTGATGTGGCAAATGAGCCAAAAGTGGTTATGAAAAAGGGCGGCAAAGCTGTTATCTTTATAGGCGCATTTACTATCTTTTGTGCAGTTATGATGCATCAGCTTTTCCACTTGCCAGCGATGTGGGGCATGATGTTTGGTTTCTCACTACTTAGTCTTTATACTTACTATTTCAAAAAAGCTCACAAAAATGAAGAACCAATGCATGTATTTCACTATATGTCAAAGATTGAAAACAACACACTATTTTTCTTCTTTGGAATTTTAGCTGCAGTTGGCGCTCTTCATTTTGCTGGATTTTTAAATTACGCTGTATCACTTTATGATAAATTTGGCTCAACTGCTGTAAATATCGGCGTTGGTTTCCTTTCAGCAATCGTTGATAATGTCCCTGTTATGTCAGCTGTCTTAAAAGCAAATCCAGCAATGGGAGCTGATGCAGGCGAGGCAATGAGTCAGTGGCTATTAGTGACACTAACTGCTGGTATCGGTGGTTCGATGATCAGCTTTGGCTCAGCAGCTGGTGTTGGAGTAATGGGTAAATTAAAAGGAATTTATACCTTTGGCGCACATATGAAATACGCTTGGATGGTGGTTCTAGGATATATCGTATCGATCATTGTTTGGTATGTGCAGTTTGAAATTTTTCATATCTATTTTTAA